The Hemicordylus capensis ecotype Gifberg chromosome 13, rHemCap1.1.pri, whole genome shotgun sequence sequence CAGAGCTATTCTGGGATATCATCCCCCAATATTTTTACTAACCTTTCTCACAAGATCGAGCCATTAAAATCTCAAAAAACAGCTGTGATGTCAATCTATGCCAACTCCCAGAGACTCCAGACCCCTGTCAGATCCCTCACAACCTACAGCTGAGAATTTCCTGTTGACAGATTATGGATGGACGGAGCCTCAAAGCACTTGGGAGTGCGGTGGCTGGGCTGAGCAGCAGCAAGCTGAAAACGGTGCCTCCCCAAGCGGTCCTGGATGCTGTGAAAGATCCGCGTTTTGCCAGGCAGCTGGAAATGCTGTTGCCTTCCCTGAAAACTGTGTTTGTGGAAAAGGTGAGGAGGCCCTGCGGCATCCATTCAGAATCAGAACGAATCACACACCTTCGCATTTCTGGAAtgcttttgagtgttccaagtgctccacatgcattgattgattgattgattgattgattgactgattaagtgccatcaagttggtgcaTCACATTGTTGTTGTAATCCTTTATAAGAACCCTGTATAGTAGGCCAGGGTCCTGTATTGTCCTTACATTACAGACAGGGTGGGTTGAAAGAGTGGCTGACCAAAGGACAAAGAGTAAGTCCATGTCAGAGGCCACAGCAAGAGACTTCCTGACTTGcaggtaatgggagttgtagtccaacaggatcTGAGGACCATGGTTGGGAGTCCCTGGATCAAACAGAATCAAAGTTATGTGACGGAGACAACTGACAGAGACACTGAGGGCTGGAGCGATGGGTGTCAAGGCCTCTCCGCAGCTCTGTCATGCTCCTGCCCCTACTGCCAGAGTTATTTGGTCTGATAAGCTGTTCCCTGGCCCATGTTTCTGTTTTCCAGCTCATTGCTGCTGTGGATCCATTAAGCGACTTGTTGAAATATGTCCCAAATGGGCTGGTTCCCTATATACCAAAACCAGTACTGGCCCATGGTGATGAATTCAGCATCAGCGATCTCAATCGCAAACCATGGACCCCAGATCAGGTGAGGCAGAAAGCTTATCCTTTTCCTCTTTTCCTTCTTGGGCCCTGGAGTGGCATTGCCGTCtcctctgccctggttgccccaAAGATGAGCAGAGCTGATAGGTTCTTCTTGGTTTGCTCCTACAGGCCGCCATGTTCTTTGATGATATCCTCAAGTccggctctaatttcagcaggtacTGCTGGGTCCATTTATcgctttctgtctgtctgtaggTCTTCTATTTTTGGAGAGTGACTTATTTTTCTGTGGCACAGTTGAGATGGGTTTGGCGAGGACAGTGCTCACCATTTCTAAATGTTCGTTTTCACCTTCAAAGTTATGAAGTtttaaatacaaattttaaaagtgaaaaagtGAGAGGGGGGGTGGAATGCCCCTTTGGAGAGCTGGGGTAGCAAGCATAATTGCTACCCCTAATCCTGGGGTAGCAAGCATCATTGTGTGTCTATGTGTAGGGGGGTGATCCTtaacttgtggggtggggggctccaaaggcctttaggtcccggctacaaaattacctagctgcacctctgctggTGCCCCATTAACCTGTCGCCGGAGTCAgcagcctcaccttgcctcatgaaagggccgccccggTTCCAAGCATTGGTTGGCCTACACTCACTGACCTCCTTTGGCTTTTCAGCCTGTCCCCCTCTGTCTTGAAAGGCTTTACCTGCGCAGCGGCCAGTTACATGGACACCAAGGGATTCCAGCAGTTCACCATCGCCATTAAACAGAAGCAAGTCCAGCTGAACATAGAGCAGGTCAGCTTGCATGCTTCCCTGTGGCCTCTTCAGTACTAAAGGCTTAGCACTTCCAAACTTTCTGGGGGTTTATTTGTAGGTGGCATCTCACCTCAGGGAGCCACATaacggcacagcggggaagcaacttgcctagagagcaggaggctatgggttcgaatccccactggtatgttctcccagactatggaaaacacctatatcgggcagcagcaatagagggaagatgctgaaaggcatcatctcatgctgcatgggagatggcaatggtaaaaccctcctgctttttaccaagaaaaccacagggctctgtgggcaccaggagtcaacactgacctcgatggcacaatctttcctttcctttcctcaccTCAGGATTTTGCCTGGGGATTTTTCTCTATATGCCAAGTTTCATCCCTGCCGTATGGAGTGATAGTAATGGAGAGAGTGTCCTTGAGCATATACAAagtgcttccccaccaccactcagtAAAAGAAAGGGACCCCTCAGAGAAAGGATGAGGGTAAAGGTTTATCggcaggggaggtggggggaatcatTTTCAGCCCCAGCATCTCTTCATACGGAAATTAAGGACTAGGCGTTTGACCATTTTAAGAGGTGTGCTGCAGATGGTAAATGAAGCAGGCAAGAGGCTGGGAAAGGAGATGGGAGCtcgtcttgtgatagcaagcatgactagtccccttagctaagccagATTCAacccccctggttgcatatgaaagggagactagaagtgtgagcactggaagatattccacttaggggatggagccactctgggaaaagcagaaggttccaagttccctccctggcagcatctccaagatagggctgagagagactcctgcctgcaaccttggaggagtggctgccagtctgtgaagacaatactgagctagattgaccaatagtctgactcagtatatggcagcttcctatgttcctatgaaacaaaAAGAACTCATCTTAGATATTCTGCACCTGCCGTTGCTGAAAATGGCAGCTGCGCTTTGGCTTGTTGAGCATTGCCCAAAATTTCTTCCCTCCACGTAATAACCACTCTTCATCGACCACTTTGATTCCTCCTTTGGGCCACCAAGTTATCAAAGTCAGTTTGGGCCTTCTTTCAGCAAAGTCAAGGCCTCCAAAACTGGCAGCCAGGCAGCCATCAACCGTTACAGGCAGTAGAACTTAAAGATTCGTTGgggctgggattttttttttttaaattgtttttatccctcAGTAGTATTTTGAGATGGATGTTCAGAATCCAGCACTTAGCAAGGGAGCATctcttttatttttcagctgagGTGTCTAGAAAGGTTCTTGGTACTCCATAACCTTTCAAGAAGTGTCAAGGCATTCCCTACGGACCTGTTTCTGATTTTGAGGTAAATGTCTAGATTGCCCTTTCCTGCTATATTTGCAAGTTTTTAAcagaatggcagcttcctatgttcctatgttcctatgttcctatgtagtccgGAAAACATGGCTGCAGCTGGGAACTGCAAAGACTATACCATTCAGGTTGGGAGCGCCAACATTGACTTACTGGAGAAAGGTTCCTTGCAACGGAGGAGGCTGCTGCAAATGGCCCTGCTTTGCCTGGTAAGTAACAAATGAAGGGGCACCAGCTGGTGGTAAGATCCGCACTACGCTCTGCACAGAtgcaccagggcgctttccagattacacaccaCAGCATGGTCTctactgtccactaagtgtgGACTAAGTTTTGACACTGCGGTCCCTGTGCCGACAGCAAGGTGTCGTTCACGTTTCCGATACCTTCTCTCGGGCTTTATCCTTCTGTTTTAGTCCTACAGTGTTGCATGTgcgtggcaaaaaaaaaaaaaagctgcattttaaatggcttgattatcaagccagaggttgctgattcggatccccgctggtctgtttcccaggctatggtaaacacctatatcaggcagcagcgatctaggaagatgctgaaaggcatggtctttgtgggagggggcaatggaaaacccctcctgaattctaccaaaataaaaccacagggctctgtgggcaccacgagtcaataccaactcgacggcatactttacctttagtaaggttgcgcaagctatttacATGTTCAAAACGAtgctgccaagccgaagcattttactgatGAACCGCGTGTgtcatctggaaagtgccctgcccaGAATAAGTGGCAGCAAAGCACAAAATGGATCCTTAATGTCACCTAGTTGGCCAAGAAGCCCCaaataaaacttaaaaataaaataaaatgccacgACTGAAATTTGCCCCAAACTAGGTGCAAGATGAAAATTGTATTATCTGGCGGCAGTGGGGTAAGCACTAGAATTACGGATTTTGCTCCAAAAACTGCAGCGGCTGCATTTTAGGGAGAAGTTGTAGccaccttaaatggcacagcggggaaatgcttgactaacaagcaggttgccggttcaaatcctcactggtactatatcaagcaGCCGTTATTACTTAACTCAAATCTTTTCATCAGTTGACATCCTTGGTTTTTTCCACTTACCttaacatctttctttcttttttaaaaactctagaAAATCTTTACCCCACGCGTGAGCAAGGAAAATGCAGGCATCTTGGGCCACTTGGTCTGCGATCTTGATGACACTTACATCAGGGAAACTGGCGAGAACTTGCTAAAGCAACTAAGCCACTGTCGGTCCTTTTCTCCGGATCAAGTCAAAGCAATTCAAGAGATGCTCCTCAGTGGATACACCCATGTAGGGTAGGGTTCCCTTTGGGTTGTCGCCATTTGCAGTTTGCTGAGGGATTATGGGAGGCCATTTGAATTTCCACCTAAACTAATCTCCCTTTGAATGTTCAAACGCAAATTGTACTTCAGAAGAGGATGTATGGatttcctggtttttaaaaaaggttggaTTTCACCACGAAATAATGATTGTTTTCCATTAAGTTCCTTTTTCGGTGGGAAGAGAGTCAAGTTTCATATCTTTAAAAACTGTGTCTGGATTTGGGGTTTTGCTTAGGAACTCTGGATCCACAGAACTTGCAGatgcagttaaaaaaaaccacaccaacCAATTTGCAAAAGCAAACTATATAACATAAATTAATTTGAAGGGGCTGGGTGTGGGGTGAAGATCTTGCTTCACAGAATCCGACTTCTGCAAAAATTAGGTTCCTTTGTTAGGTTTTGCAGGTGAGACTTTAGTCCAAAATGACAAGTACCAGATTGCAATCACTCTCACCTTAATGCTTGTTCCAAGTAGGAACATTTGAGAGATGGAGGATCATGTAAACATCAGTGAGAATGGAATAAGATGTGATTTTCCTTCCAGTATGTCAGAAGTTATAGCTCTGTTCCTTACCTGGAAAAGGAGAGACTTTGCAGAAAGTGTCACACTGACTTCCAGTGGAGCATCTGAGAACCAGAGcatctcaaccttgggtccccagagggttgttggactacaactcccatcatccctagccacaatggccattgaggtgatgggagttgttgtccagcaacatctggagatgaAACCCAAGGTTGAAAAGCTCTGCTCTAAACCAGGATACTCCCACTCCTGATTTCCCTCTGCTGTTCCCGTGATCTGTGACTCTGacttgtttccatttccctgGTTTTTATCTCAGGTCTCCTTCAAAGTGGTCATTCTCTACCCTGGAAGAACTTAGTGGTTTGTTCCATCTCTTTGACCATAACATCCTGAAACAGATCCCTCAggtaggttttttaaaaggaaagctcCAGTGCAAACCAGAGCTCAAGAAGCAAAACCTCAAGCCCACCCCATAGGAGAGGATGAGAGACAAGAAGGGGGAATTCCTCTCCTGTTGggtatttatttgttgtttatttaACAACAAattatttgtatactacccacaAACACTTTCAATGGAGTTGAAGTTGTACAAGAGAAAGACATATCCTTAGTTCTGGATGCTTAAtgggtccttttttaaaaagtgttttttaaaaagtggtgatgtTTTTTAAGTTTAAGGgagactagccacctaatggcgcagcagggaaagcaagccagaggttgccggtttgaatccctgctggtatgtttccccagaaTAACCCTATGGGAAACACtgatactgggcagcagcgatataggaagatgctgaaaggcatcatctcatattgcatgggatatggcaatggtcaacccttcctgtattctaccaaagtcagccacagggctctgtggtgaccaggagtcgacaccaactcgacggcacactttagacTGCTGTATCCTCATACGATGGAACTGAATTGCAtgtattacggtcacagaccagcaattATTAGCCATACAGAAAAACATAACATGGTCTAGATTAGAAAATGCAGCCAAAATAGAAGTCAACATGAATTAAACATACACTACAATCATGTGCCGCTATCCTCATGAGTATGCAAGAGTTCTTGATGATAGAATATTCTTGCTTCTTGCAGTGGCGGATTCGcctttgctagaggttttcaagcAAAGGTTGGGCGGtcatctaggaacacaggaagctgccatctactgagtcagacccttggtctctctagctcaggatcgtctacccagactggcagcagcttctccaaggttgcaagcaggagtctctctctcagccctatcttggagatgctgccagggagggaacttggagccttctgcatgcaagcaggcaggtgctcttcccagagtggccccatcccctaagggggatatctttcagtgttcacacatgtattttattttatttatttgtttgtttgtttgtttgtttgacaaatttgtacaccgccccaaattttcgtctctgggcggttaacaacgaCATAAAACAAGTTACAACGTAcacaaatcttaaaacaattaaggcaatctaaaaattaaaaacaggttaaaacttaaaaatttttaaagctgaaagagcttggctgaagaggtagGTCCCCccccttgtagtctcccattcaaatgcaaaccagggcagatcctgctcagcaaaggggacaattcatgctggctaccacaagaccagcaatcctcctgTCAGTGTCCTGCACTAAACTGGGGGCTGACCTAAAAGACCTCGACGGTCTCCTCCAGCTCTATGGTTCTATTATCTGATGCAGGATGACAACCTGTGCTTACTTATATTTAGCTTAATCAAATGAGGACCACTCAGGAGTAACTGGGTTTCTCACCCTGAAATCACACattgttgtttttctttccccttttgcaGAATATCTTAATCCCATGGCTCAAATGCTTCATACATACTTCTCACCTGCCGAGATCACAGCTGGCGGTCATTGTGAAAAACCTCCAATCGTACAGGACAAAACGTGCTTCTGGTATATGAAGAGACCATGGCTTGTAAACCTGAAACCGATGATGTAGTCAAGTTAGAAATGGTCCCTGCAAGCAGCCGACCACATGATAAAACCATTCCCAGACACCATACTCACTTTGGCCTGTAATGTCGGGAGGTGGGCAGCTGCAGAACTGTGTGTTTCCACGCATTCAGTGCCACTCTTTGCCTCTTGAAAACGGAACATCAGGGGGGAAAGATGTCTAGCTTATCTTTCTCCCTGAGAGCAACATGCCAGTCTTCTATTTCAAGGGATTATTTTTCCATCAAGGAGCTGGGACACATGCCTCTCCTCATCTCCATCCCATCTTAAGTGACGCTTCGATGTATCACTCCAGACTGCAGGGATTACCTTTTGACAGGGCGGTCTCCTAGTCTGTGTATGGACCGGTCCTGAATTTAGGAGGACGCCCTGTTTAGTAGGAAACCTAAGGGAATAGGCAAGGGGGATGGGgtgagggaggtgggggggggggagagagagaaatttcacaTCTGTGAAATAGTGGAAACTGGAAATAAATAGTGAGAAATGGGAATTAAAAAATGGCACAGGTTTGTATAATGTACATCGGTAGTGCCAGTAAGACTGGACTTTTGGGCACAAGTCCAGAGCCCATTCCGCTCAGCCCCATCCCTTGTATGGGGGGTGGAGGATGGAGCTTGTCTCTGGAGGAGAGCAGAGACAGCCTGaaaagcccccgccccccagccccagAGCCGGCTTCTTTTTTCTGACCCCCTCCCACTTCTTGCAGGAGAATCTGTTCAGGCCGAAATGCAGCAGCTGGCAATTCATCAGCCAGGTCAACCACAGGTCAGAGGCTGTGCCACGTTCTCACCTTGCAGCAGCCGGTCTGAATCACAGCCTCTAGGCTCTCTTTTAGCATCTCAAGGGGCCAAGCTGTCAACCGAAAAGGCTGCTGTAGAGCTTCTTtactttatttacctgaatccaagactaggtgtttttcccccccatttctttgatgttagaaatcagggggtcgtcttaaattcagagtcctcttcatttcaggtaaatacagtacagccTATATTTAACCTgtgtttttaaagggggtcatcttaaattcagagtcatcttcggtTCAGGTAAATGCGGTATATCTGTGGCTACAGCCTGCAAGATATAGGTGAGGGCACATGTCCAGGGGGGCTGGTTATCACTGGATGTGATGGAAGAGCCACACACAGTAATCGGCAACCTTGTGTTTAGCTGGCCAGACAACCCTCTCTTCACTCACATCTTagttatctatctgtctatctgtctatctatctctatctgtctgtctgtctatccatttatcttatttatctattgtttgtttttctacccaaactgttttgagaacttttattgagcGGGAGCCATTACGAGAGCCCTCATCCCCATCTCTATAAGGCCATTAGGACCATAGTCAGAAATTACTTTACCCCTGTgattcaagccacctaatggcgcagcggggaaatgacttgactagcaagccagaggttgccagttcaaacccagactatgggaaaaccctatatcaggcagcaacgacagagcaagatgctgaaaggcatcatctcatactgcacgggagatagtaatgggaaacccctcctgtattctaccaaaaacagccacagagctctgtgggtgccgggagtcgacactgactcgacggcacactttaccttttccccTGATTCACATAATTAAATACAAATGGCAGGATTTTGTTATATATACAGTTTTATAGACATTCTCATAACAGAGCACACTGCACTTTAGGGCTTGGAAACTCTCTGTTCCATCTTAACTTTTGAGTTTTGTGTCTGCAGGATGCCCACCTATTAAAACCATCACAGAGGAGGTGGTGAGGGACGATCTGATGCCAATTTATTATTCTCCTGCGGAACTCCGGGCGTGTTTGAGAGGGAGGATCCTGGAGAGCCGTCTGGGCAGTGTGACGCAATACTCATTCACCAATGAGCAATTGGGAGCGGTCAAGGCAAACCTTGATGAGGTACAAAAGGAAAGGGTCTCTTGTTCTATTTGTGCTACCCTGAATCCCTTGGAAGGAGGGTGGGAGAAACACGAAAAGCATAAGACGCAAGGTGGCATGTCAATGCCTTAAGGGCGTTCACCAGCTTGGGTCCCCCGACAAtgaagaagagccagcgtggtgtagtggctagagtgctggactaggaccagagagacccaagcCACTGGAGCTTTCTGCTCAGGTAAAGAGAAGGAGCTCCATTCATTTTTATTCGGCAATCCTGACAGGTGTTTCCCAAAGGATATCCTGATCCAATAACCCGCAATCTCGGAGGCATCATCGAGATTCTGACGCCTGCTGACATTAACATGTTGAACATCAGCTCAGCGGAGACCCTGGCTGCATTGCTGTCCAATTGGCCGCGTGACCACCTGGTAACTACGGGCATGCTGTGTTTTTGCTCATCGTGACCCAACCTGAGGCCTTTCTCTTTTAGCACAGTCAACCTTGTTTCTTCCATCCGCTCCTCTTCCCAAGCCAGAACAGGGCCTTGGAATATGCTCGTCATGTTTAAATCAGTCTGCCCTCCACAGTCTCTGGCCACGGTGCCTCTCCTCGGTTGTGGAGTGAGATCACAAGGATATTGGGTGCTCCACCTAGagtggccatgccccccaaaattccgggtttcacccagattttaggCGTCTCgtgcaaaacgtgcagtcactcttctgctcagaaatcatTTTCAAGCccgtttacataatatgcaaattaggcacccagactTGGAAAGACAGAATATGGCCACCCTAGCTCCACCTGTGTTGGGTGAGCTTGCTGTGGGGCACAGAGAACGCAGCCTCACTGCCTCGCTTGAGGCCTGTGAATCTGTCTCCAACGGTTGCCCACAAGGGGCAATTCCCACTGGAGAGGGATACTGCGACATGTTCTCTCGAGTAGCGGCAGGACCGAACGAGCCAGGAGGGGCCGCCCCAGGAAGCACAGCtgtctctgcttcctggcagcagttcgggggctcctctctctctcctcaccccacccgAGAGCcgggctgcttgcaggctggccatttgtcaggtggaGCTGTGTGgtggttgggctacaactcccatcatgggctctttcagccattgtggctagtcataatgggagctgtagcccagccACATTGGGGAAGCCAAGGTTTGAGCGGAACTTTCCGTTCAGCTCCCGCTCGTGCTAAAGCAGAAGCAGTCTCTTAAGGGGGTTGGCCCCCAGGCGTTTGTTCTTCAGTAAATAACATTATGGCAGGCTAACATGTTGGAGATTTGGGAATTTTTCCGTAGGCTGCCTTAATGATTGAGCaatatgctgctgctgcaaagagCCTGGATTCGGGAGCTCTGAATGCCATTGGCTTGAGATACATCTGCCTCCTGAAAGGGTTTATGTTCAGCAAGATAGATGAAAAGGCCATCAAGTAAGTAAATTCTggtaaaaagaaaacaacagcacCTTTTAGAAAAATTTAAGGCTGTATCTCGTTTCTTGTTTCAAAGAAAGACTCAAGGCAACCATCAAATTACTGTctgtaacaatttttaaaaagttcaacgAAGCAAACAACTTTTCAGTttaacatactgtatttacctgaatccaagactaggtttttacAAGTCCTTTGATGTTAGatatcagggggtcatcttaaactcaGAACCCTCTCCCTTTGGGgtaaatatttacttattttatttttatttatctttacatttatattccgctcttccttttaaggagcccagagcaaggtacatagttatgtttctcctcacaacaaccctgtgaggtaggttaataTGTATAGCctgcatttaacctctattttgtTAAACAGaatttgtcttaaattcagggtcatcttgtatttgggtaaatacagtatgctaAGGGTTTCCCACAGGTATTTTCAAACTTGGGCACCCAGATGCTTTCAGACTAtaggtcccatcatccccagtcacaatggccaaatggattatgggagctgtagtttgacaatatctggtgacccaagtttgagaacccttggtttATCACATTCATTTATGTTCCAAAATGCCATGAAGTTACGTGAATTAAGACGTTGGAATCAACGAGATGAGTCTTAACAAATGTGTTATTTAGGCAATATAGGCATGGTATCGTATCCTATACTGTGGTTAGTTCTAACTTGGTCAATAGCTTGGAGTTCGGCAGTGGCAGAAAGGTGGATCTAACTCACAAATCTGGACTTAGATCCACCAAATTTGGAGTTAGACAGCCTTAATATAAttagtgggcagcatccaaactaattGGAATCAACGAGATGAGTTAAGTTGTCTCATTGATCTCATTAGTCTGGATTAGTGCTCCTGTATAACACTAATCAGCTTGCAACAGACCTGAGCTTTGTGAGAGATGTTTTGATCTAGCAAGCTCAGTCATGGAGAGCCTTCATATAATTATTGGGCAGCTTTAATTGGATTCAGTGAGACAAGTCAAGTTGTCTCATTGGTCCCTTTAGTCTAGATTAGTCCACTAATCACATTGCTTGGCAAACATCAAGAACCAATGAAGCAAAACTGAGAGATTCAAGTCCAAGGACTGGTGAGTTGGACTTCTGGCTTACCTCTTGTTCCTTTTTGCCTCTTCCAGATCTGCCTCCTTGGGCACTTCCAGATGCTCCCAGTCCATCAAAGATAATCTGTACCTCAAAGCCAAGCAGGCTTTCTCTGACCAAAAAGAACAGTTCCCTGATTATTACAACCTGATCAAGCCATACCTAGGTAAGCAGAAGCATCACATGGGGAAAGGAAGCTGCAGTCCATGTGGAGCACAGCAGCCTGTTGGAAAACGTTCTGCAACCATGTCTTGGATTTGCCATCCTTTGAGATGCAATTGCAAGGAAAGACTCTCCCAGCAATGAACACATCGCTCAGTAAATACATAGCCGCTATTCAGTTGTTGCAGGAGAGCCAGACATCATCCCTCAAGGCAGCCCCTCTGCTATCACATTTTCCAGCCAAGGGAGTCTAAGGGAGCAAGTCAACTAATACCAGCCAGAGACAGGCTGAGCCCTTAAGTACCTCTCagcccagactcctcctcctcctgggctccGCCCCCTGTCTGGAGTCTGGCACGCCTCTTCCACTCTATCTGCCCCTCCTGAGATTGTTGTCAATACTGGTGTTAAGGTATCAAGGTGGGAGTGATGAATGATGTGGGAGAGACAACATCTTTCCCCTGTAATAGGCTTGGGTTCTGCCCCAGGGGACTCAGGTCCTGATGGAGCTACCTGGGGAGGAATCCCGCTCCA is a genomic window containing:
- the LOC128336629 gene encoding mesothelin-like isoform X2 codes for the protein MLRLSRIFSCFLVIGWAMATMAGSKPIYPCNLQSKTAADFPPVKRINKAKPSSEASGVPCVSSMCPQIMDGRSLKALGSAVAGLSSSKLKTVPPQAVLDAVKDPRFARQLEMLLPSLKTVFVEKLIAAVDPLSDLLKYVPNGLVPYIPKPVLAHGDEFSISDLNRKPWTPDQAAMFFDDILKSGSNFSSLSPSVLKGFTCAAASYMDTKGFQQFTIAIKQKQVQLNIEQLRCLERFLVLHNLSRSVKAFPTDLFLILSPENMAAAGNCKDYTIQVGSANIDLLEKGSLQRRRLLQMALLCLKIFTPRVSKENAGILGHLVCDLDDTYIRETGENLLKQLSHCRSFSPDQVKAIQEMLLSGYTHVGSPSKWSFSTLEELSGLFHLFDHNILKQIPQNILIPWLKCFIHTSHLPRSQLAVIVKNLQSYRTKRASGCPPIKTITEEVVRDDLMPIYYSPAELRACLRGRILESRLGSVTQYSFTNEQLGAVKANLDEVFPKGYPDPITRNLGGIIEILTPADINMLNISSAETLAALLSNWPRDHLAALMIEQYAAAAKSLDSGALNAIGLRYICLLKGFMFSKIDEKAIKSASLGTSRCSQSIKDNLYLKAKQAFSDQKEQFPDYYNLIKPYLGGASGQELKELSKHMVNMDISTFFTLRRDSFLSLTTEDVRGLLGIHLEDLNNYQHNHLLKEWIHKQKQVDLDLLNIGLFGGIPDLATSRASAAPLAMAGHILHAFPALLLTLLLIFSLQ
- the LOC128336629 gene encoding mesothelin-like isoform X1; this encodes MLRLSRIFSCFLVIGWAMATMAGSKPIYPCNLQSKTAAADFPPVKRINKAKPSSEASGVPCVSSMCPQIMDGRSLKALGSAVAGLSSSKLKTVPPQAVLDAVKDPRFARQLEMLLPSLKTVFVEKLIAAVDPLSDLLKYVPNGLVPYIPKPVLAHGDEFSISDLNRKPWTPDQAAMFFDDILKSGSNFSSLSPSVLKGFTCAAASYMDTKGFQQFTIAIKQKQVQLNIEQLRCLERFLVLHNLSRSVKAFPTDLFLILSPENMAAAGNCKDYTIQVGSANIDLLEKGSLQRRRLLQMALLCLKIFTPRVSKENAGILGHLVCDLDDTYIRETGENLLKQLSHCRSFSPDQVKAIQEMLLSGYTHVGSPSKWSFSTLEELSGLFHLFDHNILKQIPQNILIPWLKCFIHTSHLPRSQLAVIVKNLQSYRTKRASGCPPIKTITEEVVRDDLMPIYYSPAELRACLRGRILESRLGSVTQYSFTNEQLGAVKANLDEVFPKGYPDPITRNLGGIIEILTPADINMLNISSAETLAALLSNWPRDHLAALMIEQYAAAAKSLDSGALNAIGLRYICLLKGFMFSKIDEKAIKSASLGTSRCSQSIKDNLYLKAKQAFSDQKEQFPDYYNLIKPYLGGASGQELKELSKHMVNMDISTFFTLRRDSFLSLTTEDVRGLLGIHLEDLNNYQHNHLLKEWIHKQKQVDLDLLNIGLFGGIPDLATSRASAAPLAMAGHILHAFPALLLTLLLIFSLQ